A genomic segment from Nicotiana sylvestris chromosome 1, ASM39365v2, whole genome shotgun sequence encodes:
- the LOC138891178 gene encoding uncharacterized protein: MQNQAIHLLMKYELSKSTDSYFSVLLKGEKLNFSLREFGLITGLNCVNKFSDYGYTSTYVSHLMTTYFSNKQRVEKWHLKNVVTNKAWANDEDTVRLCILYLLEFFVCPYDKDHLSFIDKFMFFLIESGNFESYPWGIKSFKQVIESVRHRLNPHVHSYLIRGCSLAWQVWLYECCSSVSTELATRCSESIPRILRWSTIKGQIWLIAIEEKMIKPEWLKFTSITESGEEIGVLNLPDKIQYEDAHGAQSSQVPIVASPTFEHKDTDCQEDTGSVTSKLMKLEKGIEQVDGKLAEFRKAVFEELSSLREFIDVSVKSVMKVINRRYDVDESKFAGSSTQNNDQQQGENNQQFQFNIGDQVHASTNNTSAISPEHVQAHVDLYPDFQEAAGAYKAAKVSTEHLQAHVEEEPEFEGVVEAQQAEAEVSPGGVPTMVEEEPGFQEGAEVEKADIEDNVPQSPIHGVTVNEVVPKGSGIDKKGPTLDDFELPDNLTQLVMYGETIPDEATPIHPGRTRQPGKHARSPFTPLYSSGGSTSVGPNFFPQAPLHNCYRRKEYFSKKDNQIKPWLDFGCEKVDKKDWFYALAHSGQVINNTHIDVIMYYLRKRGKYGPNIDARFTTTDCLFRTKIERIYDKFKSSPPELKYSVVKSDDDVAEYILGYRLLANVAWDVVDYVIMLVTIVENFHWLLLVFDIADMQLYVYDSMFSIIIPMYLSCTGCYGKRNNIDFKTTKAYIEKPVTDPLNIQWMVAEIPQQKEGSLDCGVFVAAFAEFVSLGDSAIPKEDLSDIDQHRRRYGALLWDYATKKQEDGSISESEVTGRLVRRKGAPAKNERTRVQRKKK; this comes from the exons ATGCAAAACCAAGCGATTCATCTTCTGATGAAGTATGAATTGTCAAAGTCTACTGACTCATATTTTTCAGTACTATTGAAGggtgaaaaattgaatttttccttgaGAGAATTTGGGTTGATTACTGGTCTAAATTGTGTGAATAAGTTTTCAGACTATGGTTACACTTCCACTTATGTTAGCCATTTAATGACTACCTATTTTTCGAACAAACAAAGAGTTGAAAAgtggcatttgaaaaatgtagTCACAAATAAAGCTTGGGCAAACGATGAGGATACAGTGAGGTTGTGCATTCTTTATCTGTTGGAATTTTTTGTTTGTCCTTATGATAAAGACCATTTGTCTTTCATAGACAAGTTTATGTTCTTTCTGATAGAGTCTGGTAATTTTGAGTCATACCCATGGGGTATCAAATCCTTTAAGCAGGTTATTGAATCTGTCCGACATCGTCTTAATCCCCATGTACATTCTTATCTGATACGGGGATGCTCATTAGCCTGGCAAGTGTGGCTATATGAGTGTTGCTCGTCCGTCAGTACGGAGCTTGCTACGAGGTGTTCTGAATCTATACCTCGCATTTTAAGATGGTCAACTATAAAGGGCCAGATTTGGTTAATTGCAATTGAAGAGAAGATGATCAAGCCTGAGTGGCTCAAG TTCACAAGCATCACTGAATCTGGAGAAGAGATTGGAGTGCTTAATCTGCCAGACAAGATTCAGTATGAAGATGCACATGGTGCTCAATCATCACAGGTTCCAATTGTTGCTTCTCCAACATTTGAACACAAAGATACAGATTGTCAAGAGGATACTGGATCTGTGACTAGCAAGCTCATGAAGTTGGAAAAGGGGATTGAGCAG gTTGATGGAAAGTTAGCTGAATTTAGGAAGGCTGTTTTTGAGGAACTCTCAAGCCTTCGAGAGTTCATAGATGTTTCTGTGAAGAGTGTTATGAAGGTGATAAACAGGAGGTACGATGTGGACGAGTCAAAG TTTGCTGGTAGTTCAACCCAAAATAATGACCAACAACAAGGAGAGAACAACCAGCAATTTCAGTTCAATATTGGTGATCAAGTGCATGCAAGCACAAACAATACAT CTGCTATTTCTCCGGAACATGTTCAAGCACATGTTGACTTATATCCTGATTTTCAAGAAGCAGCTGGGGCATATAAAGCAG CTAAAGTTTCAACAGAACATCTCCAAGCACATGTTGAGGAAGAACCAGAATTTGAAGGAGTAGTTGAGGCACAACAAGCAG AAGCTGAAGTTTCTCCTGGGGGTGTGCCAACAATGGTTGAGGAAGAACCAGGATTTCAGGAAGGAGCTGAGGTAGAAAAAGCAG ATATTGAAGATAACGTTCCACAGTCGCCAATTCACGGTGTGACTGTGAATGAAGTTGTTCCTAAAGGTTCAGGCATTGACAAGAAAGGTCCGACATTGGATGACTTTGAGTTGCCAGACAACTTAACACAATTGGTCATGTATGGCGAGACCATACCAGATGAAGCAACCCCTATTCATCCGGGTAGAACCAGGCAACCGGGGAAACATGCACGATCACCTTTCACACCTTTGTATAGTTCTGGAGGCAGCACCTCTGTTGGACCTAATTTTTTCCCTCAAGCACCCCTTCACAATTGCTATAG GAGGAAAGAATACTTTTCCAAAAAggataaccaaatcaagccttgGTTAGACTTTGGTTGTGAAAAAGTGGATAAGAAGGACTGGTTTTATGCCCTTGCTCACTCAGGGCAAGTCATCAATAACACG CACATTGATGTTATTATGTATTATTTGAGAAAAAGAGGCAAGTATGGCCCCAACATCGATGCTAGGTTCACAACAACCGATTGCTTGTTCAGGACCAAGATTGAACGAATCTATGACAAGTTCAAAAGTTCTCCACCAGAACTTAAGTATTCGGTTGTTAAATCAGATGATGATGTTGCAGAATATATCCTTGGGTATAGACTTCTTGCTAATGTTGCCTGGGATGTAGTTGACTATGTCATCATGCTTGTGACCATTGTAGAGAATTTCCATTGGTTGTTGCTCGTTTTCGACATAGCGGACATGCAACTTTATGTTTATGATTCCATG TTTTCAATCATTATCCCCATGTATTTGTCTTGCACTGGTTGCTACGGGAAACGTAATAACATTGACTTCAAGACCACAAAGGCATACATTGAGAAACCAGTTACAGACCCTCTCAACATACAGTGGATGGTTGCGGAGATTCCACAACAAAAGGAAGGATCACT cgattgtggtgtatttgtggCGGCTTTTGCGGAGTTTGTTAGCCTTGGAGATTCGGCAATCCCAAAAGAAGATCTTTCTGATATCGACCAACACCGTAGACGCTATGGAGCTCTACTATGGGACTATGCTacaaagaagcaagaagatgGGTCAATCAGTGAAAGTGAGGTTACAGGCAGACTAGTAAGGAGGAAGGGTGCTCCTGCTAAAAATGAGAGGACTAGAGtacaaagaaagaagaaatag